Within the Sulfuriferula thiophila genome, the region ATTAACCAGCGCTCCCATGCGTGCCAGACCCATAATTAGCTGGAACAGACCCGCGAGGAAAGTCAGCGTTAATACCAGGCTGATATAGTGAGCGGAACCGGGTTCGGCAAAAGGGCTGACCGAGGCAAATACAGCGATAGAAATCGCAGTAGTCGGGCCTGACACCAGATGCCAGGACGAACCGAACATGGCGCCCATAATTGCTGGTACCATGGCTGCATACAAACCATACTCAGGCGGCAAGCCGGCGATGGTGGCAAACGCAACACCTTGCGGCAATACTATCATTGCCCCGGTCAGTCCCGCGATCAGATCTGCTTTGGTGCTGGTTTTATCAACCATCGGCCACCAGCGCAGAAACGGGAAAACTTTATACAGCCAGAGAGGACAAGCGAGAGTATTTTTCAAGGCAACCTCAGATTAATAAGCAAAAAATTCATGCAGCAAATACCGCCAATTATCGCTTATTTGGCACGTGACAGCAATCCGAAACTTACACGACACTTACGTCGATTTGGTTTAGCTTGCTGCATCGACTAAACTTAACACTATATTTCACATTATCCGCATAATCATGGCCAACACTCCACTACCATTAGAAACCGCTATCAGCGCCCTGCGCACCGTGCTGCCACTGGAAGCACCTGCCGATGTTTTACTCAGCCGTTTTTTCCGCGAGAATCCCACATTGGGCGCCAAGGATCGCGCCTTTATCGCCGAACTGGTATTCGGCGTATTACGCAACTTGCGCTCGCTGGACACCGCTTGCGGCAAACCCACGCCGCGACTGCTGGCCATTGCCTGGTTAGTACGTATTCAGGGCATGAATATGCGCCAGCTTGAACCGTACCTGCGTGGCCCGGAGATGGACCAGGTGCCTGCCATTAAAGCTTTCGATCTGAGCGCTCAACCGCTGGCAGTACAGTGGGATGTGCCGGACTGGCTGGCCGACCGCCTGCTGGCAACATACGGCGAAGCCGAGGCGACCCGTCTGGCTGCCGCTTTACGCCGCTCCGCACCACTGGATTTACGCACCAATACCATACTCGCTAAACGCGACGAGTTACTAGCCACACTCAACGCCGCAGGCATGACCGCAACCGCCACACCTTACTCACCCGTCGGCATACGCCTGGCCGACAAGCCTGCGCTCAGCAAATACAAGCCATTCCTGGCCGGTGAATTTGAAGTACAGGATGAAGGCAGTCAGTTACTGGGTTATCTGGTCGCACCAAAACGTGGCGAAATGGTAGTGGATTTCTGTGCCGGCGCGGGTGGTAAAACACTATTGCTAGGCGCCTTAATGAACTCGACCGGCCGCCTGTATGCGTTTGACGTTTCCGAAAAGCGCCTTACCAAGCTCAAGCCGCGCCTGAAGCGCTCGGGCCTGTCCAACATCACCCCGCAGCTCATTACCAGCGAGCATGACAGCCGCATCAAACGCCTCGCCGGTAAAATTGATCGCGTGCTGGTCGATGCTCCCTGTAGCGGACTTGGCACCTTACGTCGCAATCCGGATCTGAAATTACGCCAAAATCCGGAAAGTGTCGCCGAACTGACTGTCAAACAGGCCAGCATACTGGCCGCATCATCCAAATTAGTGAAGCCGGGTGGACGTCTGGTTTATGCTACTTGCAGCCTGTTGCCGGAAGAGAACGAAGATATCGTTACCGCGTTCCTTGCTGCCAACCCGCGCTTCCAGCTTAAAAATGCTGCTGAGGTACTAAAGAACCAGCAAATCAATGTGGATACCGGTGAATATCTGCGCCTTAACCCGGCAGATCATGCTACGGATGGATTTTTTGCCGCCGTTATGGAAGCTGATGCGGCACCTGCTAGCGAAAAAATTAAAGTCAAAAAAGCAGTTATTGTGACTCCGGAAGACTCCGAGGCGCTGACAACGGATGCTGTATAAATTATTATTTTTAATTAACGTGCTGTGGTCGTGCCAGGCCACCGCGCTGCAACCGGCAACCGCTCCACAGACTGCCGTGGGTAGCATACAGGTAGCCTTCACGCCGGGAGATGATGCGGCCGGACTGATCATGCAAGCGATCAGGCATGCGCGCAAACAAATTCTGGTGCAAGCCTACAGTTTCACCCATATCGGTATCGCCGATGCGTTAATCCGGGCTCATCAGCGCGGCATCGAAGTTCTGGTGATTGCCGACTCACAACAGAGCGAACGCATCCCTACCAGCCTGATCCGCCAGCTTGCCGCCGCCGGAATTCCGGTACTGATGGACAGCGAACACCTCAGCGCGCATAACAAGGTCATGATTATCGACGCCGATAATCACCCAGTCGTCATTACCGGCAGCTATAATTTCACCCATGCTGCTCAATTTACCAATGCTGAAAATTTGCTGGTTTTGCACGACAATCCGGGCATTGCCGACGCCTACCGCAATAACTGGCAACGACATCGTGAACATTCGCTACCACTATTACCATGAGCCAACCTGTCGCTTTTGAAAACCTCATCGGGCATTTACTCAATGAATCGCACCAGACCGAACTTCTCTGGCAAACCGGCTTATTGATCGCCTGCGGTTTGATTAGCTGGGGCCTGATGCGCCTGCTCTCCCCCTATCTCACCCATGAAAATGCCAATTGGCGCATAGGCCAGGCTGCACTCAAACGTCTGGGACTGCCACTAATCGGACTAATCCTGATCATCATCGGTCGCAGCATATTAGAACAGTGGCATGAGGCCCACCTGCTTAACATTGCCGTCCCCTTATTGGGTGCACTGGTTCTGGTTCGCATGCTGGTGTACATGCTGCGCTACGCCTTTAATAACAACGTAGCCCTCAAAGTCTGGGAACGTTATATTGCGTGGACCATCTGGTTAGGCTTCGCCCTGCATGTAACCGGGCTGCTACCCCGTATTAAATATGCACTTGACGCCATATCTTTTGAATCAGGCAAACATCATTTTTCGCTACTGCTGCTACTTGAAGCTTCAACCGTCATAGTTATCGCCGTCGTCGTTGCACTCTGGCTGGCGCAATTTATAGAAGCACGCCTGATGCGCGTGACCAGCCTGGATCCAAGCTTGCGCCTGGCCCTGATTAAAGCCATCCGTACGTTATTGCTGATCATCGGTGTACTGATCGCGCTGCCCGCAGTGGGCATAGACGTAACGGTATTATCAGTGTTCGGCGGAGCATTAGGCATAGGACTGGGACTGGGACTGCAAAAAATCGCCAGCAACTACGTCTCCGGCTTTATCATCTTGCTGGATCGCTCCATACGGCCCGGAGACATGGTCACGGTAGACAACCGCTATGGCGAAGTCAGCCAACTCAACACCCGTTACACCTTGCTGCGCGCTCAGGACGGCACTGAAATCATCATCCCTAACGAGACCATGATGACCTCCACCGTCGTCAACCACTCCTTCACCAAACGCGATGTGAGATTAAGCTTGCCCATCCAGGTCAGCTACACCAGCGATCTGGAACTGACATTCAGCCTCATGACCTCGACAGCCCTCAATCATGAACGCGTACTGAAAACCGAGAACACCATGCCTCGTGTGCTGCTTACCGCTTTTGCCGACAGCGGCATCAATCTGGAATTGATCGTGTGGATAGATGACCCGGAAGAAGGGCAGGCCAACTTGCGTTCCGACCTGTATCTCAGCATCTGGAAGGCTTTCAAAGCCAACGCTATTGAAATTCCTTATCCGCGCCGCGATATACACATTCTGGAAAATACAAGCAAATTATGACAATATCTTGACTTCTGGTATATTGTCAGACTATAGTAAACAAACAGGATAAGATTATCCTAAATAGCCCCGCACTTTAGCGGCGCATTGCTTAAAGGTAAAAAACACTATGATGGAATTACTCGCGAACGGTTTGGTTGGTCATCTGCCTTGGTATGGCTATGTCTTAGTCGCACTGGCATTTACCCATTTAACGATTGCAGGCGTCACCATTTATCTGCACCGCCATCAGGCGCACCGCGCACTGGAGCTTCACGCTATCCCTAGCCATATTTTCCGTTTCTGGCTATGGATGACCACCGGTATGGTTACCAAACAATGGGCAGCGATACATCGCAAGCACCACGCCAAATGTGAAACCCCGGAAGACCCGCATAGCCCGCAAGTTCTGGGCATCAAAAAAGTGTTTTTTGAAGGCGCAGAACTGTATCGCGCTGCCTGTAAAGTTCCTGAAACCATGGAAAAGTATGGTTCTGGCACACCGGAAGACTGGGTAGAACGCAATATCTACAG harbors:
- a CDS encoding RsmB/NOP family class I SAM-dependent RNA methyltransferase, with translation MANTPLPLETAISALRTVLPLEAPADVLLSRFFRENPTLGAKDRAFIAELVFGVLRNLRSLDTACGKPTPRLLAIAWLVRIQGMNMRQLEPYLRGPEMDQVPAIKAFDLSAQPLAVQWDVPDWLADRLLATYGEAEATRLAAALRRSAPLDLRTNTILAKRDELLATLNAAGMTATATPYSPVGIRLADKPALSKYKPFLAGEFEVQDEGSQLLGYLVAPKRGEMVVDFCAGAGGKTLLLGALMNSTGRLYAFDVSEKRLTKLKPRLKRSGLSNITPQLITSEHDSRIKRLAGKIDRVLVDAPCSGLGTLRRNPDLKLRQNPESVAELTVKQASILAASSKLVKPGGRLVYATCSLLPEENEDIVTAFLAANPRFQLKNAAEVLKNQQINVDTGEYLRLNPADHATDGFFAAVMEADAAPASEKIKVKKAVIVTPEDSEALTTDAV
- a CDS encoding phospholipase D family nuclease, encoding MLYKLLFLINVLWSCQATALQPATAPQTAVGSIQVAFTPGDDAAGLIMQAIRHARKQILVQAYSFTHIGIADALIRAHQRGIEVLVIADSQQSERIPTSLIRQLAAAGIPVLMDSEHLSAHNKVMIIDADNHPVVITGSYNFTHAAQFTNAENLLVLHDNPGIADAYRNNWQRHREHSLPLLP
- a CDS encoding mechanosensitive ion channel family protein, coding for MSQPVAFENLIGHLLNESHQTELLWQTGLLIACGLISWGLMRLLSPYLTHENANWRIGQAALKRLGLPLIGLILIIIGRSILEQWHEAHLLNIAVPLLGALVLVRMLVYMLRYAFNNNVALKVWERYIAWTIWLGFALHVTGLLPRIKYALDAISFESGKHHFSLLLLLEASTVIVIAVVVALWLAQFIEARLMRVTSLDPSLRLALIKAIRTLLLIIGVLIALPAVGIDVTVLSVFGGALGIGLGLGLQKIASNYVSGFIILLDRSIRPGDMVTVDNRYGEVSQLNTRYTLLRAQDGTEIIIPNETMMTSTVVNHSFTKRDVRLSLPIQVSYTSDLELTFSLMTSTALNHERVLKTENTMPRVLLTAFADSGINLELIVWIDDPEEGQANLRSDLYLSIWKAFKANAIEIPYPRRDIHILENTSKL